The Porites lutea chromosome 9, jaPorLute2.1, whole genome shotgun sequence sequence AATTAAAAACCAATCTATCACAGCCAGTTCCTACTATCCCCAGTATCCTCCTTGGGCAGCGCGGCTTCGATCCGGGATTGCTAAAGGTTGGTACGCTTTTCCATATGACCCGTTGCCATGGATACAAGTGGACCTTGGAAAGCAAACTTGGCTGAAAGGTGTAGCGACACAAGGCAAGATGTTCTCAATGTATGTGACTTCATACAAGTTGGCGTATTCGCAGGACCAAGTCACATGGTTTTACTACCGAGGTGACAGTGACAACGATAAGGTAGGGCCGGTCAAAAGTGTGTCTTGTCCTAAACATATTGTTATTTGACTCGGGAGAATGAACATGGACTAAAGACTTCATTAAAAACAGCAAGATCAATGCGACAAAATAAATGCATCCGCAAATAGcttaacaaataaataaacccCGTCTTTCAGATGGTATAACGCTGTCCGCTATGAAGTCATAAAATTTGCTCACAAGTCTATTAATTAAAAGCTATCAGGCTCTTGGAGGAAAGTACTTAGCCCACCCCCTAAagttgtttatatttttaaagtCACGTGATATTATTGCACGATGAGCGAGAAGTTGTACGCTACAAGGCGGGAAGGATTATTAAAACTGCTGAACGAGATTTTTATATCTTCCTTTCTGTTCTACGAAACAACCTGCCTGTTACATTCCCTTGGTCACCAGAAGCTCCTCACAGCCAGCGTCAGTAGGTCACTATAGCAGCTCCTCAGAACATTGTAATTCCTGTATTGTAATATAATTGAAACAAGTTGTATTGTAATTACCATATTGCAAATAACCTAATCAAGACTTGGTGGAAATGCATCCACTGCATACGTATTTTCTAACTCATGAAGATCCTTTACTTTTTAGGTTCTTAATGGAAACAAAGATCCGTACCGAGTGGTTACAAACAGTTTGCCGAGACCAATTCACACTCGCTTCGTGCGACTGTACCCTCTTTCTTGGAATGACGCCCTTGTTATGAAGCTTGAGTTGTACGGTTGCATTTCTTCGTaaagaacaatgaacaaaaataTAATAGATGAGAACAATTAATATAATTGAATATACTATTGTTAAACTAATAATTCAGTTTGTGTGCCTATTTGCAGTGTCTTGGTTAGGATGCGAGAAAAGGAGAGTCTAATTAAAGTCACCATTAGAACATCTTAATAATCTCCCCCAGAGTGCACCTGTTTTTATCAGTTTCTCATCCTCCTTAAAGGGGAtcgacccagtatttttgtaggtacaccttcaatctttgaatctcttatgCTTAAACAAATTGATCTTTACTATAAAAACATTATAACGCAGGTAGTACACACAGTCTTAACGTTATTATGATATTATTTCTTCGCGATGGGAATAAATATCACGtgacaatgacgtcacaatagtttTAGCTCTGAACCGAATTTCTGCCCTTATAGGCATTTTATTTGGAAATGCTTTATGCTACGTGTACGTTGGGTGCTTGTCTTTTGTTGTGCGAAGTTTcccaaaaaacaattaaactttCTTAGGTGAAAGTCGCAAAGCTGGGAAACGCGATGCCAGATTTATAAAACCGatcaagtttataaaaatgatGCGCAACAACGATTGGTACACTCCAGGATGGAAACTGCTCAAGGTAATTAGCGCACAGCGGCAGCAGCTAAATAAcagttaaggtgatgttacacaggacGATTTGCAACAATAATTTTTAACGCAACGCaacgttgcaacattgttgcaacattgtttcgaatagctgtaacattgttgcaacattgtttcgagtagctgcaacattgttgcaacattgcaacgctttgttgcgctaaaaatcgacgttgcaaatcgtcccgtgtaacatcacctttagggagcttaagcgacGACGACCTCGAAGGCAACGAAAACAGCAGAAAACAACatggtttagattggcaaaacaacaagtttgcttGTCCTTCTCACTTTATTTACATTAGAGAatctgcctaatttcacgttttcttGAGGATGAGAACAAAAGATGGCgacttcatgattcttttttatttgatttaaacCACcttagggtgtgttcctttgggatgatcgtTCCTTTAGGATGATCgttcactgatcctgatccggatcattccaaaggaacgcacccttagAACTTGAGgtagcgtggccgagtggttagggCGTTGCACTTGTAACTAGTAGGtacttgtgaaggcaaaaccacaacgacaaaccagtgagggtccGCCGGATCTTTAGTcgacctggatcagtaaaatcttgagTACCAAACTTTTTAAGTTTCTAACTAGAAGGTTCCATGTTTAGGTCCCGCGCTGAATGACTGCCAGCtgcattattaattttgttctcgGTAGTGCCGAGTTCAAATTCTCGGCCACACTAGTAAAAAagccaactggttcgcctcccaccatttgggatttttaaccctgttatgttccatttaaattattatttcttataatTTAACTccagaaaacatggaaaaatttacaaacatttgGTAGATTGAACGCCATGGAGTAAAAGTGATGAATTTTGAAAACGCGTGAGTTCACTTTTAGAGAAATGTCGTACGTAAACGAAGAAAATTGCCGAAAAAAGCGtaccaaaacagaaaaatataacTCTATGGATGAAACGTGCTACTTGAAGAATTATATTCCAGTGCTAGACTAATCCTGAATGGAACAGATGAAGAAGGCTGACCTTAACATATCGATCGGGGGAAAGCAagtttttaaagtaaaatttgGCTGCCGTATCATTATTTTAGTGAAGAATAATGCAGTCCATGTTTTCCGCCATGACCAACAACATCACCCTtgccacccccacccccccccccccaaataaaAGCTGCATATATATTCATTCTTCCGATCATAATCAGTCTCTTTCCAAAGAGTTACTGCCTCAAATTTTAAGAAGAAATATACATCTTCATTCTACAATTAATGTTGATACCACAGGTAACCATAAGAATCCAAGGTCACTCTGACTTGTATACGTTTTACTTCAACAAATGGTTAAGTGCTAACAAGGAGGTGACATTACACGGTGAGATTGTTAGCCCTCCAATTTATGTTTTACTTCCACACTTAAGGGTGATGCCAGGaaattgttttttcaccgttctgtACAGCGGTTTATTttgtctgcgacgcaggctaatTTCTAGGAACATTTCGAAGTTAACCCGCGGTAGAGCGGTATATGTCGCAGGATGGAATAGAACCAGGAACATTGATTTAATGTAGTAAAGTATACTAATCAAGTGGGTCCCACAAACTGCTAAGGCATTCCTTATAAAATTGTCACCATTTCACACTCTTATCTTAAATAACTAATTCAAAATtatcttttgaaattttaatttttctttaccGGCAAGTGAGCTATAATTCCCAAATCTGCACCATGATCTTGAAGTCGGGGCGCTTATATTTTTAATGATGTTCGTGGAATTGTTGGGTGACCAAACCtttaacttttgaaaaaaaagagaagatcaaaaaataaagacaaaagcaaacaaacaaaacacacaaaaaacaaacaaacaaaccaaaagtTGGACTGCCTGTTTCTAAAAATCATCTGACAAAATTTCGGTTGACTTTCAACACTTTTAAAGTaaccagttttttaaaagcaaGCTTGATCTGGGTCAAAGTAACTCAAATCCGATGATGTTTTTAATTAGCTATTATGATGCCGGCATTTCTCATATATCTAATCAGTTTTGGCAAGTTTTATTACTTTGCTGACTTAGTATTAATTATATTTACCGGCAACGGTTTGTATATGGTAGCCACACAGAATTACGACGTAATACTTAGGTCATGTTAACTTACTGCTTCATTCACGCAAAAGCACGCTTGGTCGTAGTTTCTACCGCTGCGACAAGCAGCTCAGgagtttttagatttttaaccATAGgtcaaatactgaaaaaaacGAAGTTgtatataaaaataacaaattacaatttttttttaaattaatcagAGGAAAATAAATGCCGATCTGGTCATTCAGACTGTCAACATTTATGTATCTACACTAATCCGGGATTTCGTTGTGATTGTCACCCAGGATTCGAGCTACATCAAATGAACCGTTGCAAAGGTATGCAAAGACTTGGGGAAGAGTCATATTTCACTCGTTTCTCTAGCCTAAAACTGTGCATATTGGGAAGTAAGAAATATCTTCTTGGAAAATAAACTTTCAAGGGTGGACCTGCACTGAAAAAAGAGAGTAGGATAACGGTTTTTGAATTAGTCGTTGATAAGGGTACGTTGCCTAGTGAACATGAACGAATCTTTTTAAGAGCCCTCGTATTGTTCCAGATCAAAGtattaaactgaaaaaacaACCTTTAGTTAAGAAAAACACTCGTAATGGCCATGGCTGAGAGAACGAGTCAGCAGAAATCAATAAATGTTAGGATAGGTTTAATAGAAGCATGAGGTATGGTCCCCGAACGTCAACTTCGTCCTGGAGTCAATAATCCTCGCTCTTAGATAGTTTTTTACAGGCAGGAGGAGCGATATATTATTGAAAACGACAGGTACGCACAGTCATCAGATTAATTTAATACCGATTCGCTGAGTAGTTTGATCTTCCCACCCCACAAAAACAGAGTAGAAGTGGAAGTGAAGTAAGAGATAccacttttcaaaaacactcAAACTTACAATTTGATGGTGTTTGTTCACTATAATTTGTTGATATCCTTAGATGTAGACGAATGCAAAAATGGCGACAACAAGTGCGACTTAAAAGCAGCACATTGCGTAAATAAACCAGGATCCTACTCTTGTCAGTGTAAAGAAGGCTATCAACAAATGGACAACAACACCTGCACTGCCTTCACGTCATGTAATGTATTAACACTCACTGGTCTGCAGACGCCGCTGTCCAAAACGTTTCTTCTATGTAGTGGTAACGAAGAACATAATTTGTTTCATGCAAGCTAATATGTGACTATGAAAAGCTTCCATTTACCGacggtaaaattacagtaaatgtatgaaggaaatctgggggaaatcgactttggttcgagttTGCGggaagttcgagttagcgaggatTCGactgagttatcgggagtcaaagAATACTTCGTTCTATTTCAGAAGCCTTACAATTGCAAATTTTGTTAGAATAAAACTATAGCGATTACTTGATCGGAGGAAAACGTTTCCTTCAAGCAATAAGCTCATTTTATTATGTCAGTCTTGCAAAGAAGGCTGTTACAGTTTAGTAATTACTTATGTATTCTAACCAACATTTGCTCTTTTTAGCAAAGATGTGCAGCGGGAGTGATGCACTTGGAATGGAGAGCGGCAAAATTAAAAACCAATCTATCACAGCCAGTTCCTACTATCCCCAGTATCCTCCTTGGGCAGCGCGGCTTCGATCCGGGATTGCTAAAGGTTGGTACGCTTTTCCATATGACCCGTTGCCATGGATACAAGTGGACCTTGGAAAGCAAACTTGGCTGAAAGGTGTAGCGACACAAGGCAAGATGTTCTCAATGTATGTGACTTCATACAAGTTGGCGTATTCGCAGGACCAAGTCACATGGTTTTACTACCGAGGTGACAGTGACAACGATAAGGTAGGGCCGGTCAAAAGTGTGTCTTGTCCTAAACATATTGTTATTTGACTCGGGAGAATGAACATGGACTAAAGACTTCATTAAAAACAGCAAGATCAATGCGACAAAATAAATGCATCCGCAAATAGcttaacaaataaataaacccCGTCTTTCAGATGGTATAACGCTGTCCGCTATGAAGTCATAAAATTTGCTCACAAGTCTATTAATTAAAAGCTATCAGGCTCTTGGAGGAAAGTACTTAGCCCACCCCCTAAagttgtttatatttttaaagtCACGTGATATTATTGCACGATGAGCGAGAAGTTGTACGCTACAAGGCGGGAAGGATTATTAAAACTGCTGAACGAGATTTTTATATCTTCCTTTCTGTTCTACGAAACAACCTGCCTGTTACATTCCCTTGGTCACCAGAAGCTCCTCACAGCCAGCGTCAGTAGGTCACTATAGCAGCTCCTCAGAACATTGTAATTCCTGTATTGTAATATAATTGAAACAAGTTGTATTGTAATTACCATATTGCAAATAACCTAATCAAGACTTGGTGGAAATGCATCCACTGCATACGTATTTTCTAACTCATGAAGATCCTTTACTTTTTAGGTTCTTAATGGAAACAAAGATCCGTACCGAGTGGTTACAAACAGTTTGCCGAGACCAATTCACACTCGCTTCGTGCGACTGTACCCTCTTTCTTGGAATGACGCCCTTGTTATGAAGCTTGAGTTGTACGGTTGCATTTCTTCGTaaagaacaatgaacaaaaataTAATAGATGAGAACAATTAATATAATTGAATATATTATTGTTAAACTAATAATTCAGTTTGTGTGCCTATTTGCAGTGTCTTGGTTAGGATGCGAGAAAAGGAGAGTCTAATTAAAGTCACCATTAGAACATCTTAATAATCTCCCCCAGAGTGCACCTGTTTTTATCAGTTTCTCATCCTCCTTAAAGGGGAtcgacccagtatttttgtaggtacaccttcaatctttgaatctcttatgCTTAAACAAATTGATCTTTACTATAAAAACATTATAACGCAGGTAGTACACACAGTCTTAACGTTATTATGATATTATTTCTTCGCGATGGGAATAAATATCACGtgacaatgacgtcacaatagtttTAGCTCTGAATCGAATTTCTGCCCTTATAGGCATTTTATTTGGAAATGCTTTATGCTACGTGTACGTTGGGTGCTTGTCTTTTGTTGTGCGAAGTTTcccaaaaaacaattaaactttCTTAGGTGAAAGTCGCAAAGCTGGGAAACAACTGTTTGGGACGCTAATAACAGCAATAAAACTGGGATGGGATTGGCACTCTCGCAGGGATttattttaacttgtttttttcGGAGTTCCGGTGAGGTTTCGCGTTTCGGTCGATGTTAAATTGGATTTCGCGACGTGTGGACACTAAATAAGATCGACCGAAACCAGCGTTCCTCGGAAAGACCATAAGCCGCGTCGTTCAATATGCAATACAGCTGAGTCTATTACAGATTTAACGATTTTGTTTAGTAATATAAGCTGGAAACGACAGTATTGACCGTTTTATAACTCAACTAACTCAAATACAACATCCTCGCTGCGGGCACCCAAAGAGAATATAtagtttaaaaccacttaaacatagcattttcaaatgtattttagttcttaaacggtagatataggcatatttttatcccctaaaatttttttatctgttcggatttcgtaGCTGAGAGTCTGCTGATCCAAAAACTATAGtcgttttgatccctataacttgacttaccttttcgaaacagtttcagccagaaaaaaaggctcctCAAAATTCTTGGTGaccttttagggtaaaaatccgttagaaatgggcaattattattttttagatgtccgaaaatcctaggagaggcaggcaaatCGGtgtcaaatcgtcttccgaacagatattttccgaaaattgaagttgggtgcccctgatcgaTCAAGTGAGCGGAAGTCGAGGGATTTCTTAACACGCCACTGACAAATCGATGACTCATTtggtttcggtcgatgttaTCTAGTGCTTtccctttgaggggcacaaatatgtCCGCCGAAaactaacagaaacatctgtttttgacttttcctactaatgcgtgaatgaatcgcttgaggaactcataaagattaatgTAATATTCATTCTGGGACAAgtaatgtttagatagcaaaatctcaaaaaatcaGTAACGTTCTTAACCCACGTGAGAgttttcccggccgccagctcaATGTAAAGTCACGCCAAAGCCTTGAAATTCAAGCTTCCTctatcgcaaaacaaagaaccctttcgaaccaaaactttgtttaaataaaggtgttCAGGTGCTTTAATACCTTATGAAActcagaaactcagaagaatcgatagtttcctCGTTTGAATAttaatgacgtcatgtgaaaaccgagaataagGGCAGAAATTCGAGTTAGAGCTAAAACTATTGTGACATTATTATCACGTGATATTTATCCCGATCGCGCAAAAAATAATATCTAAGTCTATGTGTAATACATATGTTTTAATGTTATTACAATAAAGATCAATTTGTTTGAGTATAAGAGATCCAAAGCTGGAACGATATGCCTACAAAAATAttgggtcgagccaccttaaggaaACCGGTAACATGAGGCTTTGTGCTTGCGCAATTCATTTCGAATTAGCCATTTCCTACGAGGACGATAGCAAAGTGCACGCATGTTTTTGAGAGATAGAAGTGAACTTTTTTGAACTCTGACCTGATGCAAATTGTCTCAGAAGACCTTACAAAATACAAGGGTCCGATTATATGAAAGGTAGTCTTTATGTTAGAGGGAATAATTCAACCGTTTCGCTTCTAGAAATGCCCTGGAGGCCCAAATTTGACAAAAATTCTGAACTTCATTTTGACGAATGCattaaaggaaataaagtgtTGCTAAACAGGTTCAAAAATGGTCCGGCGCAAAGCAGAATTTCGTCCACTGAATTCCGTTTACAAGTTGGAACCACATTATGAGAACTGATCAGTATTGGACGCCATCATCCACTTTGGAAGTGACGGAAGAGGTTACGGAACTTGACATCTGTACAAAATACCAGTATGAAATAGGAATGCTTGATTGAACTACACCTCAGTACTAGCCAAGGGGTTAGAAATTCTGGAGAACAAAACGATTTCCGAGGATTTTCTATAAGAAGTCTATACAGAGACCTAATTGATACTCCCGTGCACAGGTTCCCAGGAATCTTCGGGAAACAGTTTCCCTCTCCATGAGGCACAAGGTtcttttgatgtgaataaacaCCCACAGAAATAGCGGAAATAGACAGCTGCAGTGGTGTAGTTCTAAATAGAATTAATTGATATCCGTGAAGTCTTTGCGGCTGACGTACTCTCTTGGCTTAGGTTACCCGTTTTGACGATTGAAATATAGAGGAAACTGTTATAATATCTCGGCTTACTTCTATCTCCAGGTAGCGTTTCGATTTATAAGGATATGCAAATTTACAGCCCTcaggagataaaaaaaaaatgaatataataatatgataataatgataatggacTTTGAAATTTAGAGACCACTTcaagtgagaatattttttgaCCTGAGGCTGAATTGtctcgtttttgttttgttttatttaatttttattcgcACATTGCTAATAGTTCCTTTTAAATAGGccaaagaaatacaaaaacaagtaaaaattaACGCGGATAAAATCGAAGGCCGTTTCggtgtcaaaaaaaaaacatgtatggTCTTTAATCCCTTTCACGTTTATTTAAAGACCAGATACAGTTGTTCATCAAGTTGTTTTCAAAGTGGATTCTTTTTTGCCGACATCCATGCAAGTTTTAGGATTGGTTTTGCCAGAGTTTTCAGAGTGGGCCACCGTCAGCTTCCCCCTGTCTCTTCCTACAGCGGCAAGATTTAGGTTTGTACTCGTCCCGTTTAATTCTGCCAcagcatttctttttcttagtcGCTGGAAGCATGAGCGAAAGGAACGGTTAAACCGAGGAAGTCTCCATGCGTACATGAAAGGGTCGACCATGGAGCTTACAGATAGAAATTCGTTGGCGACGTAACGATACAAGCCAAACGCGTGAGAGGTCCGGCATggacaaaaatataaaatgtgTACGAAGATAAAATAAGgtaaaaaagaacaataaaagACCAAAAGGATCAAAACGAATGCAATAACCATTCTGTTGTCCCTCTCCAACTGCTTTTTTCTGTTAATCGCTGTCAGGCTTGCTCTAACTTCTTGAAGTTCATTTCTTTGCAAGAtaattttcttgtaaattttCAAGTATGCTGTTGTCAAAATAAATGAGGGGACGAGGAAATGAGAGTAACAgtaagcaagcaagaaattctCCTGTTTCACATCGGATACTGGCAGAACGGACATGACCAGCGCGTTTATCCAAATAATGGCTATGGAAATCTTTGCTTTGGAGATAGTCACTTTCTGCGGATATTGAAATGGCTTGATGATGGCAATAAATCGATCGTATGACATCGCCATCAAAGTAGATACTGCCGCGAGAATTGACACCGCTCCCAGAAAATACCCAGTTATATTAACAATAGTTAAGTCTGGTAAACCACAGTACTGGTATATCAGCTCCACGGCTCTAAGGTAGCTAACAATTCCCATGAAAAAATCCGCCACTGAAAGATTTGCGATCAGAAATACAGATGGTGTCCGTAGACAGCGGCACGGATCGCGGTAAATTGTGAAGAAGAGAGTGGCGTTACCTAGAGTAATAATGAATCCGAACGTGATGTCAGCAATTATCAGTAGCAAAAGTAACTCTGGACTCAATAACACTGAGTTAGTTGAAGGCTTCTCGCTTATGTTCGTTGCAGGCGTCGAGTTCATCATAGCCATGACGTGATCTTTAAAACAGGGTGTTGTTAGTCACGATCTAATATTCACAAGAATATGCTCCGCGATCGATATGAAGACCTCATGGTAGAATATTCTGGCGTTTTTCTGACATTCTCAATGACTTGTTTGCGATTATCTGATCTAGTGACGCACTCTGTGAATTGAAACATGACAATATACTTTACAAAAGGAACGTTCCTTGAATACCTGATTCCAAGTAGTAAATATAAATGTATTAAACGTTTACAATTATCGAGAGGAGGTACAACGCCAGGGTTTAAATACTAAATTCAGTTTCATTCATTTCTAATTAATTAGCATCAGAATTGACAAGGATCGGagtttatttataacaaaaacCTTGTGACAATATTATTGATCAAAATCATGGGGTTCCTGACAGGCTCTTCATTTCTCACGAAAGTAATTTGCTCTGAGACACAAATTGACTCACTGCTTTAGGAAAATTTATGAGCACGTACCTCAAATGAGCTAAGAACGAAATCAATTGTTTTATGATTCTGAGAAACTACCACCTGACGATAGAAACACCAAGGAGGCAATTATAACAAGGTCTACAAGCGTAgatttgcaaaataataaaaaacttaGCTTCGAAAGAAAAATACCAAGTTCAGTCGTTTTGGGCAGTGATCTATTGGTTTTTAATTGTTAATTCAGATGTCAGTGGCAAAGATAGTTTACCATAAAACGTGTCTTGTAGAATATTTACTCTGGCTGACGTTAACACCTGGGTATTTTAAGTTTTGTGTTTTCCTAATTAGAATTACAGTTAAGAGCATGGACATTTAAACTTAAGGTAACTGTCAGGTCATGTCTTGTAGTATTTTAAAACTGATATGCATGTGTTTCTGGGCAAAATATCACTCAAACCGGGGGTATAAATGAACACATCAAGGAACCCCTGGTAGACATCTTAGAAACCCTAAGGGGCAGCAGTTATTTAGGACTCTTTCCTATGTCAGAACTAACCGGCTGGAACGGTCATTTTGAGCTGTTTAATAGCTAGCCTTTATTATTGATTCAATTTTTATCGGCTCCAGTCCCCCGGGTCACCCCCGGCATAGATAGAATATAGATAGGGccaacaagaagaaaacataaaatgtttgtttgcttACGAACTGAGTAACCACTCTATTTCCTCATTCTCATCTTCCCACTGATTAACGTTATATTGAATAACAGGCATAGAATagcattaataaaaaatataagtaCACTAAACGCTGGAGAGAGAAGTGATTGAAATCGTTCTGGGAGGGTTCTTTTTGTAGGCAGCATCTGCAGCCGCAAGACATTTGCATCAGAAAAAGCCTTTCTTAGTAAAACGAGGATTAACGTAAATTTGTCTTTCTCAGTAATTCCTAGTAAAAAACCACTGCTCAGATTCTACAACAAACTGAACGTAGATCTAAAACGCACCACTGAACCATTTCAGTACCGTATTTATCCGATTGGGCGTTTTTTTGAGGCTGgctgcttattaaattttcaccattttcagcaagtgtagaaaaaacgaaaaataaacgGTAATAACGA is a genomic window containing:
- the LOC140948637 gene encoding retinoschisin-like; translated protein: MMRNNDWYTPGWKLLKVTIRIQGHSDLYTFYFNKWLSANKEVTLHEENKCRSGHSDCQHLCIYTNPGFRCDCHPGFELHQMNRCKDVDECKNGDNKCDLKAAHCVNKPGSYSCQCKEGYQQMDNNTCTAFTSSKMCSGSDALGMESGKIKNQSITASSYYPQYPPWAARLRSGIAKGWYAFPYDPLPWIQVDLGKQTWLKGVATQGKMFSMYVTSYKLAYSQDQVTWFYYRGDSDNDKVLNGNKDPYRVVTNSLPRPIHTRFVRLYPLSWNDALVMKLELYGCISS
- the LOC140947577 gene encoding adenosine receptor A2a-like, yielding MAMMNSTPATNISEKPSTNSVLLSPELLLLLIIADITFGFIITLGNATLFFTIYRDPCRCLRTPSVFLIANLSVADFFMGIVSYLRAVELIYQYCGLPDLTIVNITGYFLGAVSILAAVSTLMAMSYDRFIAIIKPFQYPQKVTISKAKISIAIIWINALVMSVLPVSDVKQENFLLAYCYSHFLVPSFILTTAYLKIYKKIILQRNELQEVRASLTAINRKKQLERDNRMVIAFVLILLVFYCSFLPYFIFVHILYFCPCRTSHAFGLYRYVANEFLSVSSMVDPFMYAWRLPRFNRSFRSCFQRLRKRNAVAELNGTSTNLNLAAVGRDRGKLTVAHSENSGKTNPKTCMDVGKKESTLKTT